In Oceanococcus sp. HetDA_MAG_MS8, the following are encoded in one genomic region:
- the ilvD gene encoding dihydroxy-acid dehydratase — MSANRRSRMITAGVARSPNRAMLRAVGFGDADFEKPIVGIANGHSTMNPCNAGIGPLAERAATAIKANGAMPQMFGFPTVTDGISMGTEGMKYSLVSREVIADAIETSVNSQWMDGVLAIGGCDKNMPGAMIAMARINVPALFVYGGTIQPGCWKGQPLSIVSPFEAVGSFTAGNMSEEDFRGIERHACPSFGACGGMYTANTMSSSFEALGMSVLGSSQMANPDPSKIPSLDAAAEQLVGAVNANLRPRDIITRESIANAVALIMATGGSTNAVLHYLAIAHAAEVEWTLDDFERIRKKVPVICDLKPSGRYMAVDLHAAGGVPQVLKMLLDRGLVNGECMTISGRRLGEELENVPSDPNPEQDVIRPFEHPLYDEGHLAILKGNLAPAGSVAKISGLKNPQITGPAKVYDSEDAAMDAILADEIQAGDVVVIRYEGPRGGPGMREMLAPTSAIIGKGLGESVGLITDGRFSGGTWGMVVGHVAPEAALGGPIALVQTGDTITIDAHRQLIEVHISDDELAQRRMNWAAPAPRYTRGLLGKYARQVTCSSLGAVTDVGDDD, encoded by the coding sequence CCCCAACCGAGCCATGCTGCGTGCGGTCGGCTTTGGTGATGCGGATTTCGAGAAGCCCATCGTCGGCATTGCCAACGGTCACTCGACGATGAACCCTTGTAATGCGGGTATTGGCCCCCTGGCGGAGCGCGCTGCTACGGCCATTAAGGCGAACGGAGCCATGCCGCAGATGTTTGGCTTTCCTACCGTGACCGACGGCATTTCCATGGGGACGGAGGGGATGAAGTACTCCCTGGTGTCCCGAGAAGTGATTGCGGACGCCATCGAAACCTCGGTGAATAGCCAATGGATGGATGGCGTGCTGGCCATCGGCGGCTGTGACAAGAATATGCCCGGTGCCATGATTGCGATGGCGCGGATCAACGTGCCAGCGCTCTTTGTGTATGGCGGCACCATTCAGCCAGGGTGTTGGAAAGGCCAGCCCTTATCCATCGTCTCGCCTTTTGAGGCCGTGGGGAGTTTCACCGCCGGCAACATGAGCGAAGAAGATTTCCGCGGTATCGAGCGCCATGCTTGTCCCAGTTTTGGTGCCTGTGGCGGGATGTACACGGCCAACACCATGTCCTCGTCGTTTGAGGCTTTGGGTATGAGTGTGCTGGGTTCATCGCAAATGGCTAACCCAGATCCGAGCAAAATCCCCAGCCTGGACGCCGCTGCCGAGCAGTTGGTGGGGGCCGTCAACGCCAACCTGCGGCCCAGGGACATCATTACCCGAGAGTCCATCGCCAATGCGGTGGCTTTGATTATGGCCACCGGTGGCAGCACTAATGCGGTGTTGCATTATCTGGCTATCGCGCATGCGGCCGAGGTGGAATGGACGCTAGACGACTTCGAGCGCATCCGCAAAAAAGTGCCGGTTATCTGTGACCTGAAACCCTCAGGTCGCTACATGGCGGTGGATTTGCACGCCGCCGGTGGTGTGCCGCAAGTGCTGAAGATGCTGCTGGATCGTGGGCTCGTCAACGGCGAATGCATGACCATCAGCGGCCGCCGTCTTGGCGAGGAGCTGGAGAATGTTCCTAGCGACCCCAACCCTGAGCAAGATGTGATTCGGCCCTTTGAGCACCCCCTATACGACGAGGGCCACCTGGCCATCCTCAAAGGTAATCTGGCGCCGGCTGGGAGTGTGGCCAAGATTAGCGGCTTGAAGAATCCGCAAATTACCGGGCCGGCCAAGGTCTACGACTCCGAAGACGCGGCCATGGATGCGATTCTGGCCGATGAAATTCAGGCCGGTGATGTGGTGGTAATTCGTTATGAGGGGCCGCGTGGCGGTCCGGGTATGCGCGAAATGCTGGCGCCGACCTCAGCCATTATCGGTAAGGGCTTAGGCGAGTCCGTGGGCTTGATCACCGACGGTCGATTCTCTGGTGGTACCTGGGGCATGGTGGTCGGGCATGTGGCTCCTGAGGCCGCTCTGGGTGGCCCCATTGCTTTGGTGCAAACGGGCGACACCATCACCATTGACGCTCACCGGCAGCTCATCGAGGTGCACATTAGCGACGATGAACTGGCCCAGCGCCGGATGAACTGGGCTGCACCTGCACCACGTTATACCCGTGGCTTATTGGGCAAGTATGCGCGTCAGGTGACCTGCTCCAGCTTGGGGGCGGTGACTGACGTCGGTGATGATGATTAA
- a CDS encoding glutathione S-transferase family protein has product MMIKLYGVPGTRSARVSWTLTELGLDYEFQPILLRAGEGQSAAFQKLNPLGKVPVLVDEGQVLTESTAIMSYLADRYGRGALIPEPGSLLRAQHDALAVFAVAELEQPLWLAARHSFLYPEAYRVAEILPSTHSEWKRASRALEHHLERSDGPYVLGSMFCVADIALAHVLRWAGNAKYALSDALQGYAERCYARPAAQAFQAREEQAMQLRRQQAETD; this is encoded by the coding sequence ATGATGATTAAGCTTTACGGCGTGCCTGGTACCCGCAGTGCGCGGGTTAGCTGGACTCTCACGGAATTAGGGCTGGATTATGAATTCCAGCCCATACTCCTGAGAGCAGGAGAGGGGCAGTCCGCCGCCTTCCAAAAACTCAACCCGCTGGGCAAGGTTCCAGTGCTGGTAGACGAGGGGCAGGTACTCACAGAGTCCACCGCCATCATGAGCTATCTGGCGGACCGTTATGGCCGGGGTGCGCTGATTCCCGAACCTGGGAGCCTACTGCGCGCGCAGCATGATGCTTTGGCTGTGTTTGCAGTAGCGGAGTTGGAACAGCCCCTCTGGTTGGCCGCCCGACATAGCTTTCTGTACCCAGAGGCGTACCGGGTTGCGGAGATACTACCCTCCACGCACAGCGAGTGGAAGCGCGCCAGCCGAGCTTTGGAGCATCACTTGGAGCGCAGTGATGGTCCCTATGTTTTGGGCTCCATGTTTTGCGTGGCGGACATTGCTTTGGCCCATGTGTTGCGCTGGGCCGGCAATGCCAAATACGCCCTGAGCGATGCACTGCAAGGCTACGCTGAGCGCTGTTACGCGCGGCCCGCTGCGCAGGCCTTTCAGGCCCGCGAAGAGCAGGCGATGCAACTCCGCCGCCAACAGGCGGAGACGGATTAA